The Ziziphus jujuba cultivar Dongzao chromosome 3, ASM3175591v1 region gtatGGCCTTTACCATACAATTTTGTGTGCATGACCTAACAATAAGATGTATCTATTACAGAGAAGAAACATGTGCTTTCGATCCATAGGACATTATTTGTCATCAATGTAAACTCAATGAACAAGTTTTCTTATTGTtcattttgtttctgttttttagtttttcataATTCTTAGTTGTGTTAATGCATTCTTTACAACTCAATTTACAAAGATCTTCAACCTGAGAATGGAAATTTTGGTTTGCCTTGATGTTCCAGCCGCGAATCCTGATGGCAATGGCCAGAGATGGATTGTTGCCATCATTTTTTTCAGACATTAGTAAGCACAGCCGAGTTCCCATGAAGAGCACTGTTACAACTGGTATCTTTGCAGCAGTTCTGGCATTATTTATGGATGTTTCACAGTTGGCAGGAATGGTAAGTTGATCAAAAAGTGTGAAGAAGAGATAATGGGACAATCACATTCTTTTGTCTGTATATTAAATCTTGAGAGCTAGTAGAATGAACAAAATACAGAcatcattttatgttttttttgtcTGTATGTATTCTTATCCCTATGTGTGTATACAGGTTAGTGTGGGTACATTGCTTGCATTTACTACAGTTGCAGTTTCAGTGTTGATACTCAGATATGTTCCACCAAATGAGGTGCCACTTCCATTATCACTTCAAGAGTCTATTGAGTCAGTGTCATCGCAATATGGTGGTTACATTGAGGAAAGTGACACCAAACTCCTCCAAGATCCTTCTGTCTCCTGTGAGAACTATAGTCAATGTGCAAATGAAAAGACTGAAGCATTGCTTGATTGTCCTTTGATCAAGAAAGACATAACACAAGGTATCACTACATGCATTTAATCAGTGGAATACATTTTTTGGTATCTAATTTACGTTATACTTATGTTGTTTTTCCTACCAATTGTTTCCTGATTCTACACTGTATATAGAGGGTAAAATTTAGATGGACTCAGTTATTTGAACCATGAAATTTTCCAGAGGACCCCAGGATACAGTTTTGGCTATTCTGATTAATACCTGTCATGGTCATTTGCTAGATGTCATGCCtaagcctttttatttttactgtgAGCTAAAATACTTGCTATTTAATGGATAATACATTTGTGATTTTTGTAGCATAAACTGCTTATATTTCGTTATGTTATCCACCTTTAAATTCTTAGGATCATAATGTCCTATTGGCTTCATATTAATTCTACAGAGGAAAAGGGTGAACAAAGAAGGCGGAAAATGGCTGGTTGGACCATAGCCATTCTTTGTATAGGGATTCTTATCTTGGCATCTGCAGCTTCAGGAGAAAGCCTATCCAGGTTTGTTatctttttggaaatttttttgattCTCCAAATTTCATTCTGATGCATCAgagcaaataaagcaaatataaAATGCTCAAGTTCTGGCAGTAATTAAAAATGTACTGCTTCTATCTCTCCTATTCAACTGGAACATGATTTATTTGAAGTGATGTATCTtcatttccatcatttttaatttttaacttattaatatGTCCCAAATTACCAATGATACCAGAATTCTTCGCATCATATTTTGTGGGGTTGGTGGAGCTCTTACGCTGTGCAGTTTGGTTGTGCTTGCCTGTACAGATCAAGATGACGCGAGACATAGCTTTGGACACACGGGAGGTATGCTTCAAATTTCTACCGTATCAATTTTCCTCACAGCCTATTGGTTAACATGCTTATTAAGGTTCATTGTTGTATGCCTATATCTGACTTAAGATTGTATTGTATTGCTAGATGCATACAAGATCTTTAACTAAATCACACAGTATAATTTGATTAAGTTGTTTTTGCAGGTTTTGCTTGCCCATTTGTTCCCTTTTTACCTGCTGCTTGCATCCTTATAAATACCTACTTAATAATTGATCTTGGGTGAGTGTCAAGACTCTGGTGTTAGATATCGATAACGATTCTGCCAAAGTATAATGAATGTGAGTGTTTGTTGGATATGTAATTCTGCAGAACTGCAACATGGATTCGAGTTTCAGTATGGTTGGTGCTAGGAGCATTGGTGTATGTATTTTATGGCCAGAGGCACAGCTCCCTGTTAAATGCGATTTACGTTCCCTCTGCATATGCTAAGGAGATCTATCGTTGCACATCAGATTTTCAAGCCATGGACATGGGGGACCACACAATTTCCTGAATAAACAAGAAAGTTTTTCTGAAACAGTATTTTGTCAAAGTTGCAAGATGCAACTGGTATATGCTTTGATTGTATAGGAAATTGatagattaaattaaaaatatatataattttattctactggCCATCGTCCCATGGGCAAGATGAGATGGCCGACAAACATCCCACCACATCTGATGGGACATGTGTTGCCCCGCACAAGTTGCCAAAGTTGCCCGGTAGAatattagtgtatatatatatatatatatatatatatgtctatatatgaTCAAAAAGTTGTGACTGGCTTTGCAGTTGCATGTTTGTGATCTAATAGGATCTCATCATACAAGTTCAATCCATATTAATTGAAACTCTCTCATGGAAGCAATTTTTAACTAACTATTGGCACtggtttaacaaaataaaactgtTTCCACAAATTCACTGATCTGTCCACTCTTCATTTACTTGTATAATTTATTCTGCAAGGAAGGAAGTGCCACTGTTGTTATATGTGTAAGTGTATGGACGGCTGCTACTGGACCTTGTTATGGATGTAAAAACATCATGCCGAAAATCTATTGTTGGAAGCTCATTCCCAAATTAGTTGCccatttctttcagcttctcTGTTGGCAAGAAACAATTTACTACTACGTTACCTTGGATCCATCCACAAGGTTAACGAATTAAGCAAACAAAGCATGAAACATATAACCATTTCCAAAGATACTATGCTTGTAACTAGAAAAGCATCCAATATCCATGTGACTATCTCAAGCTACGTTAGAACTAATGTATATGTCTTGTTGATGAGGATAAAAACATCAAATAATCCCTAAGATAACCTACAATGTCATCCTTGCAAACAAAACATGAACAAGCAGTTAGGCTATAAGCTGTAAATAGGTCAATAAAAAGAGAAAGCTTTTTTAGCTGGTAATAATACTCAGGAATGTAAGAGCTCCGAGATAGTGCTGCTTACATATATCCTTGGATGGCAGTTTTAAAGCATGGTCTACTCTGAGTACTTCATGAATTTAGGATAAATCTCCCATAGGAGTTACTATCCACTGATTTTTTGTCCCCGTTACGTAATGAAAGTGAGGCAGTTCATAATTTTTTCCAGGATATTATAGGCTTTCAGTGGCCTTAGAATACTTGAAAAGGTCTGAAGGCTGAAGCCTGCAGAAATGAATTATTGAAACAGCCTGAGAAAACTTTTATTTATGCTATGGCTCTCTcagaaataatttattttgggtTCGTATAAAATGCCTGATGCCGATGATGATGAATGATGAATGCCAATTTTTGAAGTACTTCGTCACAGCTTTCTCAAGTGAGCGCATGCCATTCGAGTCTTCAAACTAGTGGCTAGTACTTAATTAGTAGAAAGAAACTGTGTTCAGATACCAAACCCAAAGGTCCTTTCCTTATTCCTTATGAATTTTCTCATGCTCTGGCATACACTCCGGACATGAGAAGGCATGCCTTGCTTCATTAGGAACTTAtaagatcctaaaccttcaaaagAAGCGAAAAACATATAATGCACAAGAAGATGATGCACTTATCTTACCAATCATCTCTTTTCTCGCTTTTGTTCAGCCAGAGGCTGCAAGAGGCCAATGGATCTCTTGGATTGGTCATTTAAAGACGGATCAATCTCCAAGATTTTCTTCAAATCTGCAAGAAAAGAGAAGATGACAAGGTACAATAAACAAAGCAACAGAGAGCAAAACTATGTACAAACTTCAAATCCTTATTagcataaaagaagaaaaaaagaaaagcaaaaagtaTTGTCCAGATATAAGAATAGGTCAACAAAATTCAAAGACATAAAAATGAAACTAATAAGAAATAACATAACCACTTTGATATGTTAAGAgtctaaaattaatatgaaatccGAACTTGCCAGCAATAGCCTCTTCAAAATGTTCTAGTTTTTCATGAGCCTCAGCCCATCTCACCAAAGCTTTCATATATAAAGGATTTAATTCTAATGCTTTTGTGCACTCCTTGACTGGGTCCTCATAATttgtatcaattattttaatatatgtattaatatatattatttaataaaaaaatattttggtatatataatattaatgtttaataaataagcatactttttttttttttttttttggttcttttttgtttttgttttccggGCGGTGAAGAATTTGTCTACAGTTATTTGTTTCATTCACATAGAAGTCGGGTCGTTTAAAATATGGTATGTCAAATCGAAAAGTGATAAtgaattatttatgagaaaatttATAGAAAGCAGAATGAGAGAGAATCTAGCGTATATGGGATAATgtgtttaaaaagaaataataatgataataataaagaaaaaagagtggAACGTGGGTCAATGTGTGTGAGAGGGAGGGACATTGATTGTAGCGAAGCCATGGGTAACCAGAATGTCCATGCCACGTGTAATTggtttagataaaataaagaaagtaaaaTCTCCAAATTATGAGGGAAGGAAAGGGCAGGGGGGGGGGGTTGATTCAGGGAATCCCAAAGCAGCGGTGGCCcacttgaattattattatgaatattGATTCATAATAATTAGTATCATATGTGTACCCTgcgaaaaaacaaacaaaaatccaCAGAGACAGAGGCCCCACAACGTATTATGTCGAATTGTGTTGTGTTGGGAGCGGAgccaaaattaccaaaaaaacatcATCCGTTCTTTTATTTTACGAGAGTTGGGaggagagaagagaagagaagagaagagggTGTTATTAAAAGTGTAAATTTGAAAAAGGATAGATTTTGAAGCGGGGCAGTTTGAGTTGATGGCCTGGCATCTACCCATGTATGCATGTGCCCGCGGGCAGACTTAAAAAAGAGTCACCCGCACGTTTAGCATTTGGTGTTTAATACCAAATACAATTGTGTTTGCCCCCCAGAATCACGATATTCATACCACATGCCATTACAATTGACCAACACTTTCTGTCtcacaacaaaaaataataataaataatatatatatatatatataaaacccatTGATTTGATTAGATTAGAGGAGGAAGGGAAATAAGAGAAATTTCAGAGAATCTGGCTGCTTCCCCTCTCTGGGCCTTCCGTTGCTGGTGTTTGAAGGGGATTTCCAAGTCTGCTCTGCTCCGCGCTCCGCTCTGTTAAATTTCTCTCAATCTTTTACGGACGGAACGCGGGCAgcttagattttattttatttttatatttattatacacTCACAATTAGAAATTTAGGATCAGAGAGCAGACAATCCCAGTTTGCGTTTCATGTCTTTTTACTAGAAACGAATTGAATTGTCCAAATACCCTCATCTTCCTGATATCAAATTctcttgttttcctttttttgttttttttttttccgcaaaaaaaaaaaaaaaaaaaaaaaaaacacatacaaccgaaaaaaaagaagcagaagCTTTCTTATGGGTCTCGTGGTTGATTCACAAGGAGATGCTTTTGGTGGTGGTGCATCATGGTTTGGCTTTAAGAGTTTGATAAGGAGGAAGCAGGTGGACTCTATTCACACCAACTCTAGGCCTCATCAATTAGCCAAAGAGTTATCTATTCCCCACCTTATTGCTGTTGGTAATTTTGCTCTGCCCtttgttttttccctttttttttttaaataggttttattattattattattattttgctttttgttttgtttgcttGGGTAATTTCTCGCCATGGGTTTgtgtttttcatctttatttcTCTACTTTAACATGATTGGATGATTCTGATGGTGTTTTCCTCTGCTTTCTCTAAAAGTTTTCAGCTttgatttcttttccttttcaatatTATGGCCTTTCATTTGTTAACTGATTGGGTTTGTTTTTGTAGCTCTTTTTCTTGCCTGACTTTAAAGTTCAGTTTACGTTGTGCTCGAACTTTATCTTATATATTCGGCCTTCATCCTAGAACTGCTGAGTAATTTACTAGTCTAATTAACTCTTCTCAACttacttttctctttctttttctgtatGGTTTATAGTGGTTGCTTCATTTGTGCTCAACTATTAAGTCCAATatctgtaaaatatatatatatatatatatatattaactccAATGTGAAAACATAATGATGATTTTTGTTAGTGTAGGACGTTGAATGTTACTAATTTGTTGCATCAAATATAAGTTCTTGATTATGGTCTTCCATTTGTTCTCTCTTGCGCGCACATTTGCGGTTCCTcgaattatttaatataaagggGATGCTTTTCTAACTTTCGGCTCGTTGGACGTGTACATTTTGTCTACTGTAATACGTCCATGTGGAAGTAGCTCATGATTGaatttttatacaatttcaTTTAGGAGTTGGCTCGACAATTGGAGCTGGAGTCTATATTCTTGTTGGAACAGTTGCTAGAGAACATGCCGGACCAGCCTTGGCCATTTCCTTTTTAATCGCGGGAATAGCAGCTGCTCTTTCAGCCTTTTGTTATGCTGAGCTTGCAAGTCGTTGTCCCTCCGCCGGAAGTGCTTATCATTATTCATACATATGTGTTGGAGAAGGGTAATTTCCTACTTAAGACCAAGTCTTCCACCACCAAGATAGCCTTGAAAACTGACTGAaacagaaaatttaaaaatgaaaacagtATATTTCAAACTATCCTTTATGAGCAATGCAGTTCGTTTAACTTGTACAAATAGAAGAATACTCTTATCCTTCTTTGACCTTATTTTTCCTGGTTTGGTCATATGAGATAGTTTCCCTTTCTTTATGTGGAAGAAACAACCATCTTAATCTTCTTGTTTAGGATAAATCTTTATTGGGCATGGTGGGTAacagatatatttttttgactTTATAAATCAATAACAAGATTGACATAAATTCATTGTTCTTCATTTGATTACTTTGGCACTGTTATGTTTGTAGTGCTGCTTGGTTGATTGGTTGGGCTTTAATACTGGAGTATACAATTGGTGGTGCAGCTGTTTCTCGTGGAATATCTCCAAATTTGGTGCGGTGAATTTTCTTGAACTGTCTAGCTTTTGCGTATTCCTCTGATTTGAGTAAAATTTATTCTATAATATCACAGACGTAAAATAATTTTGCAACATATAGTGCATGGTGTTACATTTGTTTTCTGCCTAACTGGGGttggtttattttttactatCAGTTTTGTAGTTCAACTGTTGTTGATTTAAATCTCTCTACCTCTAAATGGCTTGTCCTCTGCTGCTACAGTTATGTTGAATACAAGTATATGTATCTTGGTAAAACCATCGAATATGAAACGTATATTTGTTTTAACAGTAATAGGAGGTAGGATTTCTTTAATGTTTGAAGCCCTAATTTAATATGCATTTTTCTCGTGGTACATTTGTAGCAAATTTTTTGATACTGTCAGTTTTGTGCCTATACTTATTGAAATAGCAACAATGATGGCATGACagtttattttggaaattggtcACGGATTTGTGAGTACATCTTAAGGCTCCAAAAGAAAATTGGTACAACTGTTGAGATTAAGATAAATTCAGCTTTTCACGTTTGAATCATGatatttgactttttatcaGTGGTGAATCCTCCTTCcagttgtgttttttttttttttttttttttttttggggcatacTATTGGATGAAAATTAATCTATCTTTAATTTAAGAATGGAACAATGATGATGGTTTTGCAGGGAATATTTATACTGTTGAGTATTGACTATGACAAAGGGATGCTTAGGATCAAATTTTTGAGTCATTATTCACTACTTAGTTTGTGAACTTTTGTGCCCACTTGTGCAAGGGATCTAATAATCtaaatttcagtttttattGCAACAAATGCATTAGTTTTATCTTGTTTCGGAGCTTATGACTTCTTCTGCATGTTTTGCTATTGTTTTCATCACCGGAAGCTTATTTGCTTCATTGATCACTGTTCTTGCCGTTGTGTTGTGATTCTTTTACCTAGGCATTGCTTTTTGGAGGAGAGGGCAGTCTGCCTTCTTTTTTAGCCCGTCAATATATTCCTGGAATTGACATGGTGGTCGATCCCTGTGCTGCAATTCTAGTATTTATCGTCACTGGACTCTTATGTGTGGGAATCAAGGAGGTATTGCAGTatcttcatctttttctttttctgatataatgctcttctaaattttctttttaatgtgtGAAAATTGTTATCTTTATCTCATTTAACGAGAATTTTTTCAGAGTACACTGGCACAAGCTATAGTGACTACAGCAAATGTATGTGCAATGATATTTGTCATAATAGCGGGTTCTTATTTAGGATTCAAGATTGGATGGATTGGATATGAGCTTCCTACTGGGTACTTGGTCAACACTATATATTTTTGCTCTTCCTATTGTTATTCTAAGTTACTAGTTTtagttaatttgtttattttcatttatggaCTTACAGGTATTTTCCCTTTGGGGTTGATGGGATGCTTACTGGGTCTGCTACAGTCTTCTTTGCATACATTGGTTTTGATTCAGTTGCCAGCACTGCTGAAGAGGTAAATGTTCTGTttcttgttcttattattataatcttTTATCCTTTTTAGTAGCCATGTCCTCCAAAATGGCCGTTCGTATAGAAGCTACATGAGGGTTTTGACTTGAAGGGGCTTGTTTTAAGTTCATATTTTGTTATCTCAACAGGTGAAGAACCCCCAACGAGATTTGCCTCTGGGTATTGCGACTTCTTTATCTATTTGCTGTGGATTATATATGCTGATCTCTGTTGTCATTGTTGGTTTGGTACCCTATTATGAAATGGACCCTGATACTCCCATTTCTTCTGCATTTGCTAGCCATGGGATGCAATGGGCTGCGTAAGTATATAAGTTATTAAAAGTATTAGCATCAgtgatttttgaatttttttgaggAATCATCAAATCTAGTAATCTGGATATCATATCCCTGCTTATGATTTAAGGAATGTGATAACTGTTGGGGCCGTTACTGCTCTCTGCTCAACATTGATGGGTTCTCTCCTTCCTCAGGTATATAAAGTTGGTTGTCAATGGTGTTATCCTTGTTGCTAATTTTACCTACCATTTTAGATGATCTGAACTGTTTATGTTCTGTGTATGTGATCCACATTATCTAGAAGAGGACGAAATTGCTCAATTGAACTATTTATATTAGCTAGAGAAATAATCTTGAATTCACAGAGCAGAGGAGTATGGTTTACCATAACATATAGAAGGAGGCTATTCATTCTTTTTTTGCATCTTTCACATTTATGTGTAGGTG contains the following coding sequences:
- the LOC107404045 gene encoding cationic amino acid transporter 2, vacuolar: MGLVVDSQGDAFGGGASWFGFKSLIRRKQVDSIHTNSRPHQLAKELSIPHLIAVGVGSTIGAGVYILVGTVAREHAGPALAISFLIAGIAAALSAFCYAELASRCPSAGSAYHYSYICVGEGAAWLIGWALILEYTIGGAAVSRGISPNLALLFGGEGSLPSFLARQYIPGIDMVVDPCAAILVFIVTGLLCVGIKESTLAQAIVTTANVCAMIFVIIAGSYLGFKIGWIGYELPTGYFPFGVDGMLTGSATVFFAYIGFDSVASTAEEVKNPQRDLPLGIATSLSICCGLYMLISVVIVGLVPYYEMDPDTPISSAFASHGMQWAANVITVGAVTALCSTLMGSLLPQPRILMAMARDGLLPSFFSDVNKHTQVPIKSTIITGICAATLAFFMDVEQLAGMVSVGTLLAFTMVAISVLIVRYVPPDEVPMPSSLQEAIDSFSLQYGRSTEEINREDAESSDKDSSKPLIGEVIVSVEIPLIAKRLPLGNYTLNDNTRRKVAGWTIMFTCIGVFLLTYSASSLGLPWFLQFASCGVGGALVLCGLIVLTCVDQDDARHNFGHTGGFICPFVPLLPIACILINVYLLINLGVSTWVRVSVWFIIGVVVYIVYGRTHSSLLDAVYVPAAHADEIYKSSANYGA